In Methanococcoides sp. LMO-2, one DNA window encodes the following:
- a CDS encoding toprim domain-containing protein — MSVHEQSGNVSGKMSGLKAPFFVYQKKLEMVEDLLNELLECSNNGDIIIVEGKRDIISLRKLGFSGDIELATHRPLTELTSKVVDSGKRAIILTDWDRRGDLLASKISEDLRYFDVDVDMYVRERLSSMVKKEIKDVESLHSYVTKLRKLAGNPHQAV, encoded by the coding sequence ATGTCAGTACATGAGCAAAGTGGAAATGTTTCGGGGAAAATGTCCGGACTCAAGGCACCTTTCTTTGTATACCAAAAAAAGCTTGAAATGGTCGAGGACCTTCTAAATGAGCTCCTTGAATGTTCCAATAATGGTGATATTATTATTGTTGAAGGGAAGAGGGACATCATCTCTTTGAGAAAATTAGGTTTCTCCGGGGATATTGAGCTTGCAACCCATCGTCCTCTTACAGAGCTTACATCAAAGGTCGTTGATAGTGGCAAAAGGGCAATAATTCTGACTGACTGGGATCGTCGTGGTGATCTTCTGGCTTCAAAGATATCAGAGGATCTCAGGTATTTTGATGTTGATGTTGATATGTATGTCCGTGAACGCTTGAGTTCAATGGTAAAAAAAGAGATCAAAGATGTGGAGAGCCTCCATTCCTATGTAACGAAATTGAGGAAGCT
- a CDS encoding acylphosphatase, giving the protein MSGNNDDTCAEIYVSGRVQGVYFRGFTQKVASGLGLVGYAQNLPDGRVKVIAQGKKALISELLDNLRIGPELSNVEDVDFKWIDPSDEFTEFFIKR; this is encoded by the coding sequence ATGTCCGGAAATAATGATGATACCTGTGCGGAGATCTATGTCTCCGGCAGGGTTCAGGGTGTATACTTCAGGGGTTTTACCCAAAAAGTGGCGTCAGGGCTTGGTCTGGTTGGCTATGCCCAAAATCTTCCGGACGGGCGCGTGAAGGTCATTGCACAGGGGAAAAAGGCTCTGATATCCGAGTTGCTTGACAACCTGCGAATAGGGCCTGAACTTTCAAATGTCGAGGATGTCGATTTCAAATGGATCGATCCTTCTGATGAGTTCACTGAATTCTTTATCAAAAGATGA
- a CDS encoding threonine--tRNA ligase — translation MQLLLIHSDYIEYEVKKSTPVAEKIEDSFKQGRLEEALTAFMAVESFDEADPQQVVKQAVAEIEKVATQVKAESVMLYPYAHLSSDLSSPKVAVSVLKSIEKELTGKYNVMRAPFGWYKAFSISCKGHPLSELSRTIRPEGSASCGEAVVVEEKKGEVVSEALKAEDTAKSYWRILTPDGELHDAESFDFTGYDNLRKFVDYEITKNRNIDKAPPHVELMRRLEIADYEPGSDSGNMRYYPKGRLMKSLLENFVIDESTKMGAMEVETPLMYDMNHPTLKKYLDRFPARQYSIESDKRHMFLRFAACFGQFLMNHDMTISYRHLPLKMIEMTRYSFRKEQRGELVGLRRLRAFTMPDMHTLCPDMEGSVSQFGEQYSMCINTLDKIGIDVSDFEVAIRFTRDFYEGNTDFITDLAKKVNKPVLVEMWDTRFFYFVLKFEFNFVDAIAKASALSTVQIDVENAERYDINYIDSNGDTKRPVLLHCSPSGAIERCIYALLEKAAMDAEAGKVPNLPVWLSPTQVRVIPIAERHMEFANKVADALQVRVDIDDREETVGKKIRDAGREWVPYVAVIGDSEVESGKVNVTIRAESEPKKPKKVEMAAEELNERVLSEIGDMPYRSLPLAKLLSMRPKFL, via the coding sequence ATGCAGTTATTACTTATCCATTCTGATTACATTGAATATGAGGTAAAAAAGAGCACCCCTGTTGCTGAAAAGATAGAAGATTCCTTCAAGCAGGGACGCCTTGAGGAAGCACTTACGGCATTCATGGCTGTGGAGAGCTTTGATGAGGCTGACCCGCAGCAGGTGGTAAAGCAGGCAGTTGCTGAAATTGAGAAGGTTGCTACTCAGGTGAAGGCCGAAAGTGTGATGCTTTATCCTTATGCACACTTAAGCTCCGACCTCTCATCTCCTAAGGTCGCAGTGTCCGTACTCAAGAGCATTGAGAAAGAGCTGACAGGAAAGTACAATGTTATGAGGGCACCGTTTGGCTGGTACAAGGCGTTCAGCATCAGCTGTAAAGGTCATCCTCTCTCAGAGCTTTCACGTACCATCAGGCCGGAAGGATCGGCTTCCTGCGGTGAAGCAGTGGTGGTCGAAGAGAAGAAAGGGGAAGTGGTCTCAGAAGCACTTAAAGCAGAGGATACTGCAAAGTCCTACTGGCGCATCCTTACTCCTGATGGTGAGCTTCATGATGCGGAAAGTTTTGATTTTACCGGATATGATAATCTCAGGAAGTTCGTGGATTATGAGATCACCAAGAACAGGAACATCGATAAGGCACCACCTCATGTGGAACTGATGCGCAGGCTTGAGATCGCGGACTATGAGCCAGGTTCTGATTCAGGTAACATGCGCTATTATCCTAAGGGAAGGCTGATGAAGTCCCTTCTCGAGAACTTCGTTATCGATGAGTCTACAAAGATGGGTGCAATGGAGGTTGAGACTCCTCTGATGTATGATATGAACCATCCTACATTGAAGAAGTATCTAGACAGGTTCCCTGCACGCCAGTATTCTATTGAGTCAGATAAACGTCACATGTTCCTCAGGTTCGCTGCCTGTTTCGGTCAGTTCCTGATGAACCATGACATGACCATCTCATACAGGCATCTTCCTCTCAAGATGATCGAGATGACCAGGTACAGTTTCAGGAAAGAACAGCGTGGTGAGCTTGTTGGTCTTAGAAGGCTGCGTGCTTTCACAATGCCGGATATGCACACCCTGTGTCCTGACATGGAAGGTTCTGTTTCCCAGTTTGGTGAGCAATACAGTATGTGCATCAACACGCTGGACAAGATCGGTATCGACGTAAGTGACTTTGAGGTCGCTATTCGCTTTACACGCGACTTCTATGAGGGCAACACTGACTTCATCACAGATCTTGCAAAGAAGGTCAACAAGCCTGTCCTTGTGGAGATGTGGGATACAAGGTTCTTCTATTTCGTCCTTAAGTTCGAGTTCAATTTCGTGGATGCCATAGCAAAGGCAAGTGCGTTGTCCACCGTTCAGATCGATGTGGAGAATGCTGAGCGCTATGACATCAATTACATTGATTCAAATGGTGACACAAAGCGTCCGGTTCTGCTTCACTGCTCCCCTAGCGGAGCGATCGAGAGGTGTATCTATGCTCTACTTGAAAAGGCAGCAATGGATGCAGAGGCTGGCAAGGTTCCGAACCTTCCTGTATGGCTTTCTCCAACACAGGTCCGTGTGATCCCTATTGCAGAGAGGCATATGGAGTTTGCCAACAAGGTTGCAGATGCTCTTCAGGTCCGTGTGGACATTGATGACCGTGAGGAAACTGTTGGTAAGAAGATCCGTGATGCAGGTCGTGAATGGGTCCCATACGTAGCAGTTATTGGAGATTCCGAGGTGGAAAGCGGTAAGGTTAATGTTACCATTCGTGCCGAATCCGAGCCAAAGAAGCCAAAGAAAGTGGAAATGGCTGCTGAGGAACTCAATGAGCGTGTCCTGTCCGAGATCGGAGACATGCCGTACCGTAGCTTACCTCTTGCAAAGTTGCTTTCAATGAGGCCAAAGTTCCTCTAA
- a CDS encoding AI-2E family transporter, which produces MVTDISNELSRQIGSRWKVLVIIALVILFSTFVYILLPLADGIMLGLVFAYIARPIYKVLQRKRHIGAFVATMFIVAPIVLILGMGIIEIANQIIWVTENQSLVVESLFDFVRSLNIPQEYYVQIQQTIWDSSLSILPLLGNLVFVSYARGIAMFVINLLVAIFVCYFLLADGDALYRSLIRVVPDGNQSVVKRYIHHMDVILGGVFIGNAYAALSVSTLSVIVFTAFGLSHVLALATLIFIASAIPMFAGYMVLVVLSIIRYFSLGLESAVVFFVVCSIIIYVPPELFLRPYLASVKSHIHPFLIFLAFLGGAFVGGIAGFFAAPILLGSLVAAYKVYVENLEQAEAEQVEAAQSAEE; this is translated from the coding sequence ATGGTCACGGATATATCTAATGAGCTGTCCCGGCAGATAGGTTCCAGATGGAAGGTTCTCGTAATCATAGCTCTGGTCATACTCTTTTCCACATTCGTCTACATTTTACTGCCACTTGCTGACGGGATTATGCTGGGCCTTGTTTTTGCGTATATTGCACGCCCTATCTATAAGGTACTGCAAAGGAAACGCCATATAGGTGCTTTCGTAGCCACTATGTTCATTGTGGCACCTATTGTCCTTATACTTGGTATGGGTATCATTGAGATTGCCAACCAGATCATCTGGGTAACTGAGAACCAGTCTCTTGTGGTTGAGTCCTTATTCGATTTCGTACGTAGTCTGAATATTCCTCAGGAATACTATGTGCAGATACAGCAGACAATATGGGATTCATCCCTCTCTATACTGCCTCTGCTTGGTAACCTTGTGTTCGTTTCCTATGCCCGCGGTATCGCGATGTTCGTGATAAATCTCCTGGTAGCTATCTTTGTATGCTATTTCCTTCTTGCAGACGGCGATGCTCTTTATCGTTCACTCATCAGGGTAGTTCCGGATGGGAACCAGTCTGTTGTCAAAAGGTACATTCACCATATGGATGTGATATTGGGCGGGGTTTTCATCGGCAATGCATATGCTGCACTTTCGGTAAGTACGCTTTCAGTGATCGTGTTCACTGCCTTTGGACTCTCACATGTTCTTGCGCTGGCCACACTCATCTTTATTGCATCTGCAATACCCATGTTTGCCGGGTACATGGTACTGGTGGTTCTTTCCATTATACGCTATTTCAGTCTTGGGCTGGAAAGTGCTGTGGTGTTCTTTGTTGTATGTTCGATCATCATCTACGTGCCACCGGAGCTTTTCCTGCGTCCGTATCTTGCAAGCGTGAAGTCGCACATTCATCCATTCCTTATTTTCCTTGCATTCCTTGGGGGTGCTTTCGTTGGTGGTATCGCCGGGTTCTTTGCAGCACCGATACTTCTGGGTTCCCTGGTAGCGGCCTATAAGGTATATGTGGAAAACCTGGAACAAGCCGAGGCTGAGCAAGTGGAAGCAGCGCAGTCTGCAGAAGAATAA
- a CDS encoding phosphoadenosine phosphosulfate reductase family protein gives MTMHLKKADSQMHKAPSQKNKKNTRGSKKTFRKPAGDKHPVIFWCKECNVPLIKAECGSCGGDVLEVKLSGTGDIRFCSPYEREVLGDLLLSEYGCDPIGLHMVLLNKIPGDDKTDEVIVDGLKVGVLLYDMYRMAHRFEPSEIGAQLLHALIDSKTVVLKKAGAHLNGKKVKAGFLESFSVDIKKGDPVIVVSGKLVGSGIALCDSDEMGRTEGPVVRVRKVMGDSMALNAKVSSMDDVVNANLPHLRQIGKNAMNTIKGIANQKEYRNLPVHVSFSGGKDSLVVLDLTLSALKNRDVSAFFLNTGIEFPETVDFVHEYCEKRGIELTEAKAGNAFWDNVESFGPPAKDFRWCCKVCKLAPAGSVIDRCTQDGGVCLTIDGKRRYESFSRANIAASEKNPFVPDQLNIFPIRDWRAIEVWLYIHWRGLEYNPLYDRGFERVGCYLCPAELSAEYERLREIHPDMYERWNDYLLKWARSRGLSDEYVKHGLWRWKELPPKMVILAKELGIDTEQVSVDEDFAIVLTSGFSPCREGGYTVEANVSGVLLSEAAAVMNILGATVFSEDLGMLLVRTGADSVKFFSSGSLKVTAGSEGDARELLKRTAEQLMRVNKCTECGICLKVCPVNAITLGSEKGKLYISDECIRCGRCTEACVVLKYSDRLLSDVLDLSSKATRSSFE, from the coding sequence ATGACAATGCACTTAAAAAAGGCCGACTCTCAAATGCATAAAGCCCCTTCCCAAAAAAACAAAAAGAATACAAGAGGCAGTAAAAAAACCTTCAGGAAACCTGCAGGTGATAAACATCCTGTGATATTCTGGTGCAAGGAATGTAATGTACCTCTTATTAAAGCGGAATGTGGGTCTTGTGGTGGAGATGTGCTTGAAGTGAAACTCTCAGGCACCGGTGACATCCGTTTTTGCTCTCCCTACGAACGTGAAGTGCTCGGAGATCTGCTTCTGTCCGAATATGGCTGTGACCCTATTGGTCTGCATATGGTCCTTTTGAACAAGATCCCTGGTGATGATAAGACCGATGAGGTGATCGTTGACGGGCTGAAAGTTGGCGTGCTGCTCTATGATATGTATCGGATGGCCCATCGTTTCGAGCCATCTGAAATTGGTGCACAGTTACTTCATGCACTTATCGATAGCAAGACAGTTGTCCTGAAAAAAGCAGGTGCTCACCTCAATGGTAAGAAAGTGAAGGCCGGGTTCCTGGAAAGCTTTAGTGTCGATATCAAAAAAGGGGACCCTGTAATTGTGGTCTCCGGTAAGCTTGTGGGATCCGGGATCGCTTTATGCGACAGTGATGAGATGGGTCGTACTGAGGGTCCGGTCGTCAGGGTCCGAAAGGTCATGGGCGATAGCATGGCATTGAATGCGAAGGTCTCCTCGATGGACGATGTTGTAAATGCCAACCTGCCTCATCTCAGGCAGATTGGGAAGAATGCAATGAACACCATCAAGGGTATTGCAAATCAGAAAGAATATCGCAATCTTCCGGTGCATGTTTCTTTTAGTGGTGGGAAGGACAGTCTTGTGGTCCTGGACCTTACATTGAGTGCCCTTAAGAACAGGGATGTAAGTGCCTTTTTCCTGAACACCGGGATCGAGTTCCCGGAAACAGTGGATTTTGTGCATGAATATTGTGAAAAGCGTGGTATCGAACTTACCGAAGCAAAGGCAGGAAATGCCTTCTGGGATAATGTTGAGAGTTTTGGTCCGCCTGCAAAGGATTTCCGCTGGTGCTGCAAGGTCTGCAAACTTGCCCCTGCGGGAAGCGTGATCGACCGTTGTACTCAAGACGGTGGAGTATGCCTGACCATAGATGGCAAGCGCAGATATGAGTCCTTTTCAAGGGCTAACATCGCTGCCAGCGAGAAAAATCCCTTTGTTCCTGATCAGCTGAACATCTTCCCTATACGCGACTGGCGTGCCATCGAGGTGTGGCTTTACATACACTGGCGTGGTCTGGAGTACAATCCTCTCTACGACAGGGGCTTTGAGCGTGTGGGTTGCTATCTCTGCCCTGCGGAACTCTCTGCAGAGTATGAGAGGTTACGTGAGATCCATCCTGATATGTACGAAAGGTGGAACGACTATCTCCTGAAGTGGGCACGTTCCCGTGGTCTCTCGGATGAATATGTGAAGCACGGCCTGTGGCGCTGGAAGGAGTTGCCTCCCAAGATGGTAATTCTTGCTAAGGAGCTTGGAATTGATACCGAACAGGTCAGTGTCGATGAGGATTTTGCTATCGTCCTTACCTCAGGTTTCTCTCCCTGCAGGGAAGGTGGCTATACCGTTGAAGCGAATGTTAGTGGAGTACTTTTAAGCGAAGCTGCTGCAGTGATGAACATACTGGGGGCGACTGTTTTTTCAGAGGATCTGGGAATGCTGCTTGTCAGGACGGGTGCGGATTCGGTAAAATTCTTCTCCTCAGGCAGCCTTAAGGTCACTGCAGGGTCAGAAGGCGATGCCCGGGAACTTCTCAAAAGGACCGCAGAACAACTGATGCGCGTTAACAAGTGCACAGAATGCGGTATCTGCCTGAAGGTCTGCCCTGTGAATGCGATCACTCTCGGGTCTGAAAAAGGGAAGTTGTACATAAGCGATGAATGCATACGCTGTGGCAGGTGTACTGAAGCATGTGTTGTCCTGAAATATTCGGACAGGCTTCTTTCAGATGTCCTTGATCTAAGCAGTAAAGCTACAAGAAGTTCTTTTGAGTGA
- the gltA gene encoding NADPH-dependent glutamate synthase yields MSITQEMPEQPAEVRIHNFEEVALGYTEEQAILEAERCLECKKPKCVEGCPVNIDIPGFISSMKEGNFGEAIDVIKRTNTLPAVCGRVCPQEEQCEQLCILGKKSEPISIGRLERFCADREREAGVKDPVVAEPTGKKVAIVGTGPAGLTAASDLAKAGHSVTMFEALHEAGGVLIYGIPEFRLPKAIVKEEVEYIMKLGAELKVGYVIGRIKTLDQLEKEFDAVFLGTGAGLPKFMGIEGENLNGVYSANEFLTRVNLMKAYRFPEYDTPIKRGSNVIVVGGGNVAMDAARSALRLGADEVSIVYRRSDEELPARREEIEHAKEEGIVFRLLTNPVRILEGENMAVNGVECIKMELGEPDDSGRRRPVAVEGSEHVIDADIVIMAIGTSPNPIIFDGSKGLEVTPWGTIVVNEAGMTSLEGVCAGGDAVTGAATVISAMGAGKQAAETINDYLSK; encoded by the coding sequence ATGTCAATAACACAGGAAATGCCAGAACAGCCTGCTGAAGTACGTATCCACAACTTCGAAGAGGTTGCATTAGGCTACACCGAAGAACAGGCAATCCTTGAGGCAGAACGCTGTCTTGAGTGCAAGAAACCAAAGTGTGTGGAAGGCTGCCCTGTTAACATCGATATCCCTGGCTTTATCTCCAGTATGAAAGAAGGCAATTTTGGCGAAGCTATTGATGTTATAAAGCGAACGAACACCCTTCCTGCAGTGTGCGGACGTGTCTGCCCACAGGAAGAGCAATGTGAACAACTCTGTATCCTCGGCAAGAAGAGCGAACCGATCTCCATTGGCCGTCTCGAAAGGTTCTGTGCGGACCGTGAGCGTGAGGCAGGTGTCAAGGACCCTGTAGTTGCCGAGCCAACCGGGAAGAAAGTTGCTATCGTAGGTACCGGTCCTGCCGGACTTACTGCAGCATCAGATCTTGCAAAGGCAGGTCATTCTGTCACAATGTTCGAGGCTTTGCATGAAGCAGGCGGTGTACTGATCTACGGTATCCCTGAGTTCAGGCTTCCAAAGGCTATCGTGAAGGAAGAGGTCGAATACATCATGAAGCTGGGAGCAGAGCTCAAAGTGGGCTATGTGATTGGCCGCATAAAGACCCTTGATCAGCTTGAGAAAGAGTTCGACGCAGTTTTCCTCGGAACAGGTGCAGGTCTTCCAAAGTTCATGGGAATAGAGGGAGAGAACCTCAATGGTGTCTACTCCGCGAACGAGTTCCTGACCCGTGTGAACCTTATGAAGGCATATCGCTTCCCTGAGTACGACACTCCTATCAAGCGAGGCAGCAATGTCATCGTAGTTGGTGGGGGTAATGTCGCAATGGATGCTGCACGCAGTGCCTTAAGGCTTGGTGCAGATGAGGTAAGCATTGTCTACAGGCGCAGTGACGAGGAACTTCCTGCAAGGCGTGAGGAGATCGAGCACGCAAAGGAAGAAGGTATTGTCTTCCGCCTCCTGACAAATCCTGTCCGCATCCTTGAAGGCGAGAACATGGCCGTCAATGGTGTGGAATGCATAAAGATGGAGCTTGGCGAGCCTGATGATTCAGGACGCAGGCGACCAGTAGCAGTTGAAGGTTCCGAGCATGTTATTGATGCTGACATTGTCATCATGGCTATCGGTACTTCACCTAACCCGATCATCTTCGATGGTTCAAAAGGTCTCGAAGTCACTCCATGGGGAACCATAGTGGTGAACGAGGCAGGTATGACATCCCTTGAAGGCGTTTGCGCAGGTGGGGATGCTGTGACCGGCGCGGCTACGGTCATCAGTGCAATGGGTGCAGGTAAACAGGCTGCAGAGACCATTAACGATTACCTTTCAAAATAA
- a CDS encoding sulfide/dihydroorotate dehydrogenase-like FAD/NAD-binding protein yields MAYKIIEKRQLVPDVHLMNIEAPDVAAAAKPGQFIILRIDEEGERIPLTIADYDVDKGFVTIIFQEMGKTTKQLAKMASGDELQDFVGPLGKASEIEKIGTVVLVGGGVGIAPIYPQAKAYREIGNKVISIIGARSENLLILEDEMKAASDEVLVATDDGSKGHHGFVTDLVKELLDGDEKIDRVVAIGPPIMMRAVAGVTDPYDVETIVSLNPIMVDGTGMCGGCRVNIGGETKFACVDGPEFNAKDVDFNLLMSRLSLYRKEEMDALEGSKKGCGDECKCQ; encoded by the coding sequence ATGGCATACAAAATAATAGAGAAACGTCAGTTGGTGCCTGATGTGCACCTGATGAACATCGAGGCTCCTGATGTGGCTGCGGCTGCAAAGCCCGGTCAGTTCATTATTCTTCGTATTGATGAAGAGGGCGAAAGGATCCCTCTGACAATTGCAGATTATGATGTGGATAAGGGTTTTGTCACTATTATCTTCCAGGAAATGGGTAAAACGACAAAACAGCTTGCTAAAATGGCTTCAGGCGATGAGCTTCAGGATTTCGTAGGTCCTCTGGGCAAAGCATCCGAGATCGAAAAGATCGGCACCGTTGTGCTTGTCGGTGGCGGAGTTGGTATTGCTCCTATTTATCCTCAGGCAAAGGCATACCGTGAGATCGGCAACAAGGTGATCTCCATAATTGGCGCACGCAGCGAGAACCTGCTTATTCTTGAAGATGAAATGAAGGCTGCAAGCGATGAAGTTCTTGTGGCTACGGACGATGGTTCCAAAGGTCACCACGGTTTTGTCACAGACCTTGTCAAGGAACTTCTTGATGGTGATGAGAAGATCGACAGGGTCGTTGCCATTGGTCCTCCTATTATGATGCGCGCAGTTGCAGGTGTTACTGATCCTTATGATGTTGAGACCATTGTGAGCCTCAATCCTATCATGGTGGATGGAACCGGTATGTGCGGTGGATGCCGCGTTAATATTGGCGGTGAGACTAAATTCGCATGTGTTGACGGGCCTGAGTTCAATGCAAAGGACGTTGACTTTAATCTCCTCATGAGCCGCTTGTCATTGTATCGCAAAGAGGAAATGGATGCTCTTGAGGGTTCCAAAAAAGGCTGCGGGGATGAGTGCAAATGTCAATAA